The following coding sequences are from one Arthrobacter crystallopoietes window:
- a CDS encoding Ku protein: protein MRAIWKGAVAFGLVNVPVKLYSATEDHDIKLHQVHEKDGGRIRYQRRCEVCGEIVEYKDIDKAYDDGEQTVVLTDEDLDSLPVEKNREIDVVEFVPSDQIDPIMFDRSYYLEPDSKSTKAYVLLRRTLEDTDRTAVVKFALRQKTRLAALRVRGDVLMLQTLLWEDEVREAAFPALEEDVRVSAKEREMSAALVESFSSDFKPEDFTDEYQEQLRTLIEAKLEQGETLDTEATFGEEGEAEGGKVLDLMEALRRSVEKNREGKKPAESKPKAAAKSTSKSSAKSEEAKEKPATKSASKASSSKTKAKKGA from the coding sequence ATGAGAGCCATCTGGAAAGGGGCTGTCGCTTTCGGCCTGGTCAACGTCCCGGTCAAGCTTTACAGCGCCACGGAAGACCATGACATCAAGCTGCACCAGGTCCACGAGAAGGACGGCGGGCGGATCCGGTACCAGCGCCGCTGCGAGGTGTGCGGGGAAATTGTCGAGTACAAGGACATCGACAAGGCGTACGACGACGGCGAGCAGACCGTGGTACTCACGGACGAGGACCTGGACTCGCTGCCGGTGGAGAAGAACCGCGAGATCGACGTGGTGGAGTTTGTCCCCAGCGACCAGATCGATCCGATCATGTTCGACCGCAGCTATTACCTGGAGCCGGATTCCAAGTCGACCAAGGCCTATGTGCTGCTGCGCCGGACGCTGGAGGACACGGACCGGACCGCGGTGGTGAAGTTCGCGCTGCGGCAGAAGACCCGGCTGGCCGCGCTGCGCGTCCGCGGCGACGTGCTGATGCTGCAGACGCTGCTCTGGGAAGACGAGGTCCGCGAGGCCGCGTTCCCCGCGCTCGAGGAAGACGTGCGCGTTTCCGCGAAGGAACGCGAAATGTCCGCGGCCCTGGTGGAATCCTTCTCCAGCGACTTCAAGCCCGAGGACTTCACGGACGAGTACCAGGAGCAGCTGCGCACGCTCATCGAGGCCAAGCTCGAGCAGGGCGAAACCCTGGACACCGAGGCGACCTTCGGCGAAGAGGGCGAGGCGGAAGGCGGCAAGGTCCTGGACCTGATGGAGGCCCTGCGCCGCAGCGTCGAGAAGAACCGCGAAGGCAAGAAACCGGCGGAATCCAAGCCCAAAGCCGCCGCCAAATCCACCTCCAAGTCTTCCGCGAAGTCGGAGGAGGCCAAGGAAAAACCGGCCACGAAGTCCGCTTCCAAGGCGTCCTCGTCGAAAACCAAGGCGAAAAAGGGCGCCTAG
- a CDS encoding ATP-dependent DNA ligase: protein MAQTSSSQRQLVTVDGHRLKLTSLDKVIYPETGTIKAEVLDYYSRIAEYLIPHAAHRPVTRKRWVNGVGTADKPGEVFFQKNLEEHAPSWVKSHAIEHKSGTNVYPMVNDLATLTWLAQISALEIHVPQWKFGPRGKMNNPDRLVLDLDPGEGAGLAECAEVARLVRAVLTGMGLDPRPVTSGSKGIHLYAALDGKQTSEEVSAVAHELARVLEADHKDLVVSDMKKTLRRGKVLLDWSQNHWNKTTITPYSLRGRAHPMVAAPRTWEELDDPDLAHLDFLQVLERVGELGDLLEGMGSGTADEESLAEAMEEAGEQAGEDQTNNDGGARRGGPAHGSDRFTKYRSMRDPAKTAEPVPEAPPVDRGGNTFVIQEHHARRLHYDFRLEREGVLVSWAVPKGPPTSPGKNHLAVQTEDHPLEYGSFEGTIAKGEYGAGEVYIWDSGTYDLEKWRDGKEVIVTLHGKEGGGLSKDGGPEAPRRYALIHTGGEKGENNWLMHLMKDQKPGTYRKGTPHERQGDDLAKEVEPAFIKPMLATQGSAADITAEHQWAFEMKWDGIRAIAIIEDRGVRLISRNGNDLTAGYPELADLPDRVHAETAVLDGEIVALNKAGRPDFGLLQTRMKLTKKREIDQAAARTPVHLMLFDLLQLDGKSLLALEYCQRREILAQAVDAGGDGHVQVPPDLDTSLQEAVDTSKELGLEGVMAKRVDSTYADGQRSRSWIKIKNQLTQEVVIVGWRPGKGSRERKIGSLLVAIPDGADLRYLGRVGSGLTERDLAAVGARLKKMARKTPPLDDVPAADASDAHWVRPALVGEVQFSERTEAGKLRHPVWRGFRPDKKPSDVVVEV, encoded by the coding sequence ATGGCCCAGACAAGCTCCAGCCAGCGCCAGCTGGTCACGGTGGACGGACACCGGCTGAAGCTGACGAGCCTGGACAAGGTGATTTACCCCGAAACCGGGACCATCAAGGCCGAAGTGCTGGACTATTACTCGCGGATCGCCGAGTACCTCATTCCGCATGCCGCGCACCGGCCGGTCACCCGCAAGCGCTGGGTCAACGGGGTGGGCACGGCGGACAAACCCGGGGAGGTGTTCTTCCAGAAGAACCTGGAGGAACACGCCCCGTCCTGGGTCAAGAGCCACGCGATCGAGCACAAGAGCGGGACCAATGTGTACCCGATGGTCAACGATCTGGCCACGCTCACCTGGCTGGCGCAGATCTCGGCGCTGGAGATCCACGTGCCGCAGTGGAAGTTCGGGCCGCGGGGCAAGATGAACAATCCGGACCGGCTGGTACTGGACCTGGACCCGGGGGAGGGCGCCGGCCTGGCCGAATGCGCCGAGGTGGCACGGCTGGTCCGGGCCGTGCTGACCGGGATGGGGCTGGATCCGCGGCCGGTCACCAGCGGCTCCAAGGGCATCCATCTGTACGCCGCGCTGGACGGAAAGCAGACCTCGGAGGAGGTGTCCGCCGTCGCGCACGAACTGGCGCGCGTGCTGGAGGCGGACCACAAGGATCTGGTGGTCAGCGACATGAAAAAGACGCTGCGCCGGGGCAAGGTCCTGCTGGACTGGAGCCAGAACCACTGGAACAAGACCACCATCACCCCCTATTCGCTGCGCGGCCGCGCCCATCCGATGGTGGCCGCGCCGCGCACCTGGGAGGAACTCGACGACCCGGACCTGGCGCACCTGGACTTTCTGCAGGTGCTGGAGCGCGTCGGCGAGCTCGGGGACCTGCTCGAGGGCATGGGTTCCGGGACCGCGGACGAGGAATCGCTGGCCGAGGCCATGGAGGAAGCCGGGGAGCAGGCAGGGGAGGACCAGACAAACAACGACGGCGGTGCGCGCCGCGGCGGGCCGGCGCACGGTTCCGACCGGTTCACCAAGTACCGGTCCATGCGCGACCCGGCCAAAACGGCCGAGCCCGTCCCCGAGGCTCCGCCGGTGGACCGCGGCGGCAACACGTTTGTGATCCAGGAGCACCACGCCCGGCGGCTGCACTACGATTTCCGGCTGGAGCGCGAAGGGGTGCTGGTGTCGTGGGCCGTGCCGAAGGGGCCGCCCACCAGCCCGGGCAAGAACCATCTGGCCGTCCAGACCGAGGACCACCCGCTGGAATACGGCAGCTTCGAAGGCACCATCGCCAAGGGCGAGTACGGCGCGGGCGAGGTCTACATCTGGGACTCGGGCACCTATGACCTGGAGAAGTGGCGGGACGGCAAAGAGGTCATCGTCACCCTGCACGGCAAGGAGGGCGGCGGGCTCAGCAAGGACGGCGGACCCGAGGCGCCGCGGCGCTACGCCCTGATCCACACCGGCGGGGAAAAGGGCGAGAACAACTGGCTGATGCACCTGATGAAGGACCAGAAGCCGGGGACCTACCGGAAGGGCACGCCGCACGAGCGCCAAGGCGATGACCTGGCCAAGGAGGTGGAGCCGGCGTTCATCAAGCCCATGCTGGCAACGCAGGGCTCCGCCGCGGACATCACCGCTGAACACCAGTGGGCGTTCGAGATGAAGTGGGACGGCATCCGCGCCATCGCCATCATCGAGGACCGTGGCGTGCGGCTGATCAGCCGCAACGGCAACGACCTTACCGCCGGCTACCCGGAACTGGCGGACCTGCCGGACCGGGTGCACGCGGAAACGGCCGTGCTGGACGGGGAAATCGTGGCCCTTAACAAGGCCGGCCGCCCGGACTTCGGTCTCCTGCAAACCCGGATGAAGCTGACCAAGAAGCGCGAGATCGACCAGGCCGCAGCGCGGACCCCGGTCCACCTGATGCTCTTCGACCTGCTGCAGCTCGACGGCAAATCGCTGCTGGCGCTGGAATACTGCCAGCGCCGCGAGATACTGGCACAGGCCGTGGATGCCGGCGGCGACGGCCACGTCCAGGTGCCGCCGGACCTTGACACCTCGCTGCAGGAAGCCGTGGACACCAGCAAGGAACTCGGCCTTGAAGGTGTGATGGCCAAACGGGTAGACAGTACATACGCGGACGGACAGCGCTCAAGGAGTTGGATCAAGATCAAGAACCAGTTGACGCAGGAAGTGGTCATCGTGGGCTGGCGTCCCGGCAAGGGCAGCCGGGAACGCAAGATCGGCTCGCTGCTGGTGGCCATTCCGGACGGCGCGGACCTGCGTTACCTGGGCCGCGTCGGCTCCGGCCTGACCGAGCGGGACCTGGCGGCCGTGGGCGCGCGCCTGAAGAAGATGGCCCGCAAGACCCCGCCGCTGGACGACGTTCCCGCCGCGGACGCCTCGGACGCGCATTGGGTCCGGCCGGCCCTGGTAGGCGAGGTGCAGTTCAGCGAACGGACCGAGGCCGGCAAGCTCCGCCACCCCGTCTGGCGCGGCTTCCGGCCGGATAAGAAACCGTCCGACGTCGTGGTCGAGGTCTGA
- a CDS encoding phosphoketolase, protein MTENNAVLTTNPGADQRSLDGVDLWWRAANYLSAGQIYLRDNPLLRRPLEPEDVKARLLGHWGTTPGLNFIYAHLNRVIAEQDQDVLFVTGPGHGGPANVANAWLEGTYSEIYTHVGQDEDGLRELFKQFSYPGGIPSHAAPETPGSINEGGELGYSLAHAFGAVFDNPQLIAACVIGDGEAETGTLAASWHSSSFLDPVQDGAVLPILHLNGYKIANPTVLARMPEEQLAALLTGYGYEPIFVTVQDARDTVRAHEEFAHALERALSGIRQIQEKSRSDQAAPSEYAPRWPMIVLRSPKGWTGPEEVDGKPVEGTWRAHQVPLSEVRTNPDHLAQLQSWLQSYRPDELFDGEGRLRAEIAGLAPQGDKRMSATAYANGGRLLQDLKLPAYGGHAVVVNQPGTERVSPMKNLGSWLREVVRLNPENFRIFGPDETASNRLQDVYEATDKVWQQRLDEVDEHLARAGRVMEVLSENLCQGWLEGYLLTGRHGVFNCYEAFVHIVDSMFNQHSKWLQVHRELPWRQPVASLNYLLSSHVWQQDHNGFSHQDPGFIDHVMNKKPEVVRVYLPPDANTLLAVTEHCLRSRDYVNVIVCGKQPSLTWLGPEDARNHCERGIGVWDFAGSERPGEEPDVVLGCAGDVPTVEAVAAAALLREQIPELKVRLVNVVDLMRLQDAKEHPHGLEHRDFDRLFTTDKPIIFAYHGYPWLLHRLTYRRTNHDNLHVRGYVEEGTTTTPFDMAMMNRIDRYQLAIDVIDRVPSLGASRTGLRQQLQDLRLQSLRHTREFGEDPDAITEWTLPAQ, encoded by the coding sequence ATGACTGAGAACAATGCAGTGCTGACCACCAACCCGGGCGCGGACCAGCGGAGCCTGGACGGCGTAGACCTGTGGTGGCGCGCGGCCAACTACCTCTCCGCCGGGCAGATCTACCTGCGCGACAATCCGCTGCTGCGCCGGCCGCTGGAACCGGAGGACGTGAAGGCGCGGCTGCTCGGGCACTGGGGCACGACGCCGGGGCTCAACTTTATCTACGCCCATCTGAACCGGGTGATCGCCGAACAGGACCAGGACGTCCTTTTCGTCACCGGGCCCGGCCATGGCGGCCCGGCCAACGTGGCCAACGCCTGGCTGGAGGGGACCTACTCGGAGATCTACACCCACGTGGGGCAGGACGAGGACGGACTGCGGGAACTGTTCAAGCAGTTCTCCTACCCCGGAGGCATCCCCAGCCATGCGGCACCGGAAACCCCCGGCTCCATCAATGAAGGCGGGGAGCTCGGCTACTCCCTGGCCCACGCCTTCGGCGCCGTGTTCGACAATCCGCAGCTGATCGCGGCCTGCGTCATCGGCGACGGCGAAGCGGAAACCGGGACGCTGGCCGCCAGCTGGCACTCGAGCTCGTTCCTCGACCCGGTGCAGGACGGCGCGGTGCTGCCCATCCTGCACCTGAACGGGTACAAGATCGCCAATCCCACCGTGCTGGCGCGGATGCCCGAGGAGCAGCTGGCCGCACTGCTGACCGGCTACGGGTACGAGCCCATCTTCGTCACCGTGCAGGATGCGCGGGACACGGTGCGCGCCCACGAGGAATTCGCCCATGCCCTTGAGCGGGCCCTAAGCGGAATCCGGCAGATCCAGGAGAAATCCCGGTCGGATCAGGCAGCGCCGTCGGAATACGCCCCGCGCTGGCCGATGATCGTGCTGCGGTCGCCCAAGGGCTGGACCGGGCCCGAAGAGGTGGACGGCAAGCCGGTGGAGGGAACGTGGCGGGCGCATCAGGTGCCGCTGTCCGAGGTCCGGACCAACCCCGATCACCTGGCCCAGCTGCAGAGCTGGCTGCAGTCCTACCGGCCGGACGAGCTTTTCGACGGCGAGGGCAGGCTGCGCGCGGAAATCGCCGGCCTCGCCCCGCAGGGCGACAAGCGGATGAGTGCCACGGCCTACGCCAACGGAGGCCGGCTCCTGCAGGACCTGAAGCTGCCCGCCTACGGTGGGCACGCCGTCGTCGTTAATCAGCCGGGCACCGAGCGCGTGAGCCCGATGAAGAATCTGGGGTCGTGGCTGCGCGAAGTGGTGCGGCTGAACCCGGAGAACTTCCGGATCTTCGGCCCGGACGAGACCGCGTCGAACCGGCTGCAAGACGTCTACGAGGCCACGGACAAGGTCTGGCAGCAGCGGCTCGACGAGGTGGACGAGCATCTGGCCCGGGCCGGCCGGGTGATGGAAGTGCTCAGCGAAAACCTCTGCCAGGGCTGGCTCGAGGGCTACCTGCTGACCGGGCGGCACGGCGTTTTCAACTGCTACGAAGCGTTCGTGCACATTGTCGATTCCATGTTCAACCAGCACTCCAAGTGGCTGCAGGTGCACCGGGAACTGCCCTGGCGGCAGCCGGTCGCGTCGCTGAACTACCTGCTGTCCTCGCACGTCTGGCAGCAGGACCACAACGGCTTTTCGCACCAGGACCCGGGCTTCATCGACCACGTCATGAACAAGAAGCCCGAGGTGGTCCGGGTCTACCTGCCGCCGGATGCCAACACGCTGCTCGCCGTCACCGAGCACTGCCTGCGCTCCCGCGACTACGTCAACGTCATTGTCTGCGGGAAGCAGCCGTCGCTGACCTGGCTGGGCCCGGAGGATGCCCGGAACCACTGCGAACGCGGGATTGGGGTCTGGGACTTCGCGGGCAGCGAGCGTCCCGGCGAGGAACCGGATGTGGTCCTCGGCTGCGCCGGCGACGTGCCCACCGTGGAGGCCGTGGCGGCGGCCGCACTGCTGCGCGAACAGATACCCGAGCTGAAGGTGCGGCTGGTCAACGTGGTGGACCTGATGCGCCTGCAGGACGCCAAGGAACATCCCCACGGCCTGGAGCACCGGGATTTCGACCGGCTGTTCACTACCGACAAGCCCATCATCTTCGCGTACCACGGCTACCCCTGGCTGCTCCACCGGCTGACGTACCGGCGAACCAACCATGACAATCTGCACGTCCGCGGCTACGTCGAGGAAGGAACCACCACCACTCCGTTCGACATGGCCATGATGAACCGCATCGACCGCTACCAGCTGGCCATCGACGTCATCGACCGCGTGCCTTCCCTGGGTGCCTCGCGCACCGGACTCCGCCAACAGCTGCAGGATCTGCGCCTGCAGTCGCTGCGCCACACACGCGAATTCGGCGAGGACCCGGATGCTATCACCGAGTGGACGCTGCCGGCCCAATAA
- a CDS encoding LacI family DNA-binding transcriptional regulator gives MGSLFKPTIRDVAEKAGVSLATVSYVLSGRSGGSTRISEPTKERVLEAAKELGYVANSAARGMRRGRTDTVAVVIENMESPWDRALAETANRILPAHGYRVVILLGQEAWRNFMLSGGADGVILGFSTETEDETRTILDLAKRGVAQVIVSQFLEPQGFDVLSVDAAGGIAEAAEYLGGRHERIGVIHRGTSAPGPRGTRLELFRAALARNGVQLDGSLVRASGGSWRTAFQSALELLSLPEPPTAFFTTADLEALCVSGAATWKGLEIPDQLEIIGVENSQLGKTSDPALSTVGPDPSEHLAVDLLLARLKGEAGEQGRKVPVPWKMRFRGTTQRQDAESGNGDNGVVSTTAAT, from the coding sequence ATGGGGAGTCTATTTAAGCCGACCATCCGCGATGTCGCGGAAAAGGCCGGCGTATCACTGGCGACAGTGTCATATGTGCTGTCCGGCCGCAGCGGCGGATCAACCCGGATCAGCGAACCCACCAAGGAGCGTGTCCTCGAGGCGGCCAAGGAACTGGGCTATGTGGCCAACAGCGCGGCACGCGGTATGCGCCGCGGACGCACGGACACGGTTGCCGTGGTCATCGAGAACATGGAGTCGCCGTGGGACCGTGCCCTGGCGGAGACTGCCAACCGGATCCTGCCGGCCCACGGCTACCGGGTGGTGATCCTGCTGGGGCAGGAGGCCTGGCGGAACTTCATGCTCTCCGGCGGAGCCGACGGCGTCATTCTCGGTTTCAGCACTGAAACCGAGGATGAAACCCGGACCATCCTGGACCTCGCCAAACGCGGGGTGGCCCAGGTGATAGTGTCCCAGTTCCTCGAGCCGCAGGGCTTCGATGTGCTCTCGGTGGACGCCGCCGGCGGGATTGCCGAGGCGGCCGAGTACCTGGGCGGCCGGCATGAACGGATCGGCGTGATCCACCGGGGAACCTCGGCCCCGGGTCCGCGCGGCACGCGGCTGGAACTGTTCCGGGCCGCCCTGGCACGGAACGGCGTGCAGCTCGATGGCTCGCTGGTCCGTGCCTCGGGCGGGTCCTGGCGCACGGCCTTCCAAAGCGCGCTGGAACTGCTCTCGCTGCCCGAACCGCCCACCGCATTCTTCACCACGGCAGACCTTGAGGCGCTGTGCGTCTCGGGGGCGGCTACCTGGAAGGGGCTGGAAATCCCGGACCAGCTGGAGATTATCGGCGTGGAGAATTCGCAGCTGGGAAAGACCTCGGACCCCGCCCTGAGCACGGTGGGCCCGGATCCCTCCGAGCACCTGGCGGTGGATCTGCTGCTGGCCCGGCTGAAGGGCGAAGCCGGCGAACAAGGCCGCAAGGTTCCGGTGCCATGGAAGATGCGCTTCCGCGGGACCACGCAGCGCCAGGACGCCGAGTCCGGCAACGGAGACAACGGAGTTGTGAGCACCACGGCCGCCACTTAG
- a CDS encoding alpha/beta hydrolase family protein, translated as MDCTSYRYGPDPSQYGQLYLPAQRTHDAVVVIIHGGYWRSRYGLDLGEPAARDFASRGYVCWNLEYRRAGNGGGWPATFDDVAAGIDLLAELGARLELAVENVVALGHSAGGHLAAWAGGRASLPAGVPGADPAVGISAVLSQAGVLDLRRAWELGLSDQAVENFLGCGPDDDPHRFRWADPLQQAPLAVPVYAFHSEADDAVPAALSENYVAAARAAGGRAELVRVPGNHFDIIDPASAAFEQIRTVLRTLG; from the coding sequence ATGGACTGCACCAGCTACCGCTACGGACCGGATCCCAGCCAGTACGGCCAGCTGTACCTGCCCGCGCAACGCACACATGACGCCGTCGTGGTTATTATCCACGGGGGCTATTGGCGCTCCCGCTACGGCCTGGACCTGGGCGAGCCGGCGGCCCGCGACTTTGCCTCGCGCGGCTACGTGTGCTGGAACCTCGAATACCGCCGCGCCGGCAACGGCGGCGGCTGGCCTGCGACGTTCGACGACGTGGCGGCCGGCATCGATCTGCTTGCCGAACTGGGCGCCCGGCTGGAGCTGGCGGTGGAGAACGTGGTGGCGTTGGGACATTCGGCCGGGGGACACTTGGCCGCCTGGGCCGGCGGCCGCGCCTCGCTGCCCGCCGGGGTGCCCGGAGCGGATCCGGCGGTCGGAATTTCCGCGGTGCTGAGCCAGGCCGGTGTGCTGGACCTGCGGCGGGCGTGGGAACTGGGCCTGAGCGACCAGGCAGTGGAAAACTTCCTGGGCTGCGGCCCGGACGATGATCCGCACCGGTTCCGCTGGGCCGATCCCCTCCAGCAGGCCCCGCTGGCCGTCCCGGTCTACGCGTTCCACTCGGAGGCGGACGACGCGGTGCCGGCGGCCCTGTCCGAAAACTATGTGGCCGCGGCCCGGGCAGCGGGCGGCCGCGCGGAACTTGTCAGGGTGCCCGGGAACCACTTCGACATCATCGACCCGGCTTCGGCGGCCTTCGAGCAGATCCGCACCGTGCTTCGGACCTTGGGGTAA
- a CDS encoding carbohydrate kinase family protein: MLTVIGEALVDVVSSDTSAERVHVGGSPMNVAVGLARLGQPVQFVGRYGRDDHGARILHHLRANSVLTPLAADGQPTSVAKATLDRTGAAHYTFDLLWELPPLETALPRLLEETLWLHTGSIAAMLEPGAHTVLATVQRAHPRALISYDPNCRPTLITDRDFARRQAEKFVALADLVKASEEDLRWLYPGRPVEESALEWLSRGPGVVVVTKGARGPWGVVRDGAAEAPVPEVEVVDSVGAGDSFMAALLAALMERGLAGSRSREHLQNLSADALREILDFAASAAAVTVSRAGANPPNRNELAR, from the coding sequence GTGCTGACAGTTATCGGTGAAGCTTTGGTCGACGTCGTCTCGAGCGATACCTCTGCCGAGCGTGTGCACGTAGGCGGCAGCCCGATGAACGTCGCGGTGGGCCTCGCGCGGCTGGGCCAGCCGGTGCAGTTCGTCGGACGGTACGGCCGCGATGACCATGGCGCCCGCATCCTCCACCACCTGCGCGCCAACTCGGTGCTCACGCCGCTGGCCGCCGATGGCCAGCCGACCAGCGTTGCCAAGGCGACCCTGGACCGGACCGGCGCCGCGCACTACACCTTCGACCTGCTGTGGGAACTGCCGCCGCTTGAGACAGCGTTGCCCCGACTGCTCGAGGAGACGCTCTGGCTGCACACCGGCTCGATTGCCGCCATGCTCGAGCCCGGGGCACACACCGTGCTGGCCACGGTGCAGCGGGCGCATCCGCGGGCCCTGATCAGTTATGACCCGAACTGCCGGCCCACGCTGATCACGGACCGGGACTTCGCCCGCCGGCAGGCCGAGAAGTTCGTGGCGCTGGCCGATCTGGTCAAGGCCTCCGAGGAAGACCTCCGGTGGCTCTACCCGGGCCGTCCGGTGGAGGAATCCGCGCTTGAATGGCTGTCCCGCGGGCCGGGGGTTGTCGTGGTGACCAAGGGAGCCCGGGGACCGTGGGGCGTGGTGCGCGACGGCGCGGCCGAAGCCCCGGTGCCCGAGGTCGAGGTGGTGGATTCGGTCGGCGCGGGGGACTCCTTCATGGCGGCGCTGCTGGCGGCCCTGATGGAGCGCGGGCTGGCCGGTTCCCGGAGCCGCGAGCACTTGCAGAACCTGTCTGCCGATGCCCTGCGGGAAATCCTGGACTTCGCGGCCAGCGCTGCCGCCGTCACCGTTTCCCGTGCCGGTGCCAATCCTCCCAACCGGAACGAACTTGCCCGCTGA
- a CDS encoding Cof-type HAD-IIB family hydrolase codes for MRLIASDLDGTIIGRDGKISARTVRAFKDAAAAGVEIVFVTGRPPRWLDPLREQIGHEGTVICSNGAVVYDLVRSEVISAKTLPHTNIFQAREIILRLHPRATFAAETTFGFQLEPGFVEQGSVELLDGIEPMLLEQSLTERDAVVKFLARGRDLDPDTFLAEVQDAVSHLVAVTHSAPTVALLEMAQPGINKAVTLAGYASSLNIDPQDVVAFGDMPNDIEMLEWAGHGYAMASGHPEAIGAARYQAPAFADDGVAQILEARLAEL; via the coding sequence ATGCGCTTGATTGCCAGTGATCTGGACGGGACCATCATTGGCCGGGACGGGAAAATCAGCGCCCGCACAGTCCGGGCGTTCAAGGACGCGGCTGCTGCCGGCGTCGAAATTGTCTTTGTCACCGGCCGGCCGCCGCGCTGGCTGGACCCGCTGCGCGAGCAGATCGGCCATGAAGGCACGGTGATCTGCTCCAACGGCGCGGTGGTCTACGACCTGGTGCGCAGCGAGGTCATCTCGGCCAAAACCCTGCCGCACACCAACATCTTCCAGGCCCGCGAGATCATTCTGCGGCTGCATCCGCGCGCTACCTTCGCGGCCGAAACCACCTTCGGGTTCCAGCTGGAACCCGGCTTCGTGGAGCAGGGGTCGGTGGAGCTGCTGGACGGGATCGAGCCGATGCTGTTGGAGCAGTCCCTGACGGAGCGGGACGCGGTGGTGAAGTTCCTGGCGCGCGGCCGGGACCTGGATCCGGATACTTTCCTGGCCGAGGTGCAGGACGCGGTGTCCCACCTCGTGGCGGTCACCCACTCCGCGCCGACCGTGGCTCTGCTGGAGATGGCGCAGCCGGGCATCAACAAAGCCGTGACGCTGGCCGGGTACGCCTCGTCACTGAACATCGACCCGCAGGACGTGGTTGCCTTCGGCGATATGCCCAATGACATCGAGATGCTCGAGTGGGCCGGGCACGGGTACGCGATGGCATCGGGCCACCCGGAGGCGATCGGAGCCGCGCGCTACCAGGCCCCGGCTTTCGCGGACGACGGTGTGGCCCAGATTCTCGAAGCCCGGCTCGCCGAGCTGTAG
- a CDS encoding glycerophosphodiester phosphodiesterase → MSRDYPYLHNPFGTAAGAEPWPVAFAHRGFSPAGHENSLAAFRAAVELGYGYVETDVRTTADGELMVFHDESLDRVTDGSGPIAEHTLSQLRRVRIGGAEPIPTMEELLREWPDLKINVDVKDRAGGPLLARLIEQYKAHDRILVTSFSDRRRLGVFRGLTLPAASSGGIVALSALVGLGRVGLTRAVGRAARMHAVQVPVAYGRVRVVTPALVRRCHAAGLHVHVWTINERDEMNRLLDLGVDGIMTDRADVLAQVMDERGFWPQREQA, encoded by the coding sequence GTGAGCAGGGACTACCCCTATCTGCATAACCCGTTCGGGACTGCAGCCGGTGCCGAACCTTGGCCGGTAGCCTTCGCACACCGCGGCTTCTCGCCGGCCGGCCATGAGAACTCGCTGGCCGCCTTCCGCGCCGCCGTCGAGCTGGGCTACGGCTATGTGGAAACCGACGTGCGTACCACCGCCGACGGCGAACTGATGGTCTTCCACGATGAGAGCCTGGACCGGGTCACGGACGGCTCGGGGCCGATCGCCGAGCACACCCTTTCCCAGCTGCGGCGGGTCCGGATCGGCGGTGCGGAACCGATCCCCACCATGGAGGAACTCCTGCGCGAGTGGCCGGACCTGAAGATCAACGTGGACGTGAAGGACCGCGCCGGCGGCCCGCTGCTGGCCCGGCTGATCGAGCAGTACAAGGCCCACGACCGCATCCTCGTCACGTCCTTCTCGGACCGGCGGCGCCTCGGTGTATTCCGCGGCTTGACGCTGCCCGCGGCCAGTTCCGGCGGCATCGTGGCCCTGAGCGCACTGGTGGGTTTGGGCCGGGTGGGGCTGACCCGGGCGGTGGGCCGCGCGGCGCGGATGCATGCCGTGCAGGTCCCGGTGGCCTACGGGCGGGTCCGCGTGGTCACCCCGGCCCTCGTGCGGCGCTGCCATGCGGCCGGGCTGCACGTGCACGTGTGGACCATTAATGAGCGTGATGAGATGAACCGGCTGCTGGATCTCGGCGTGGACGGAATCATGACGGACCGGGCCGATGTACTGGCACAGGTGATGGACGAACGCGGTTTCTGGCCGCAGAGGGAGCAGGCATGA